In Solanum pennellii chromosome 3, SPENNV200, a single window of DNA contains:
- the LOC107014731 gene encoding F-box/LRR-repeat protein At3g48880-like isoform X2, producing the protein MEFQKNRKTEAADMGKGDSPVRRWEDLDINILVTILLYLDIFQLTSVIPQVCRAWRLACCDPLLWITLDLSVLQSNFIRLQVKPYVYVDSPSEEKLTGLLNNCLNLSRGNIQTLIFHPNLYVNDNQLTTAAERCPRLKRLVMPSWDKIKKRTMCRAIHIWNDLESLTMPSIKNPARVIEEIGRSCQKFVALKVMGPCDMLFASALASFLPNLEVLSVRCTVLSKPALAIILEKLKKLKVLNISHCAITEDSPLEPMRILTKLDKSILEKASRYEEDLWKVDEVKSLAV; encoded by the exons ATGGAGTtccaaaaaaatagaaagactGAAGCTGCTGATATGGGAAAAGGAGACTCTCCTGTAAGGAGATGGGAGGACCTTGATATTAATATCTTGGTCACGATACTCCTGTACTTGGACATTTTCCAGTTGACAAGTGTGATTCCTCAAGTTTGTCGTGCATGGCGGTTAGCTTGTTGTGATCCACTTCTCTGGATTACGCTGGACTTGTCCGTGTTGCAATCGAACTTCATCAGACTCCAAGTGAAGCCATACGTGTATGTCGACAGTCCGTCTGAAGAAAAATTGACCGGACTCCTAAATAATTGCCTGAACCTCAGTCGTGGAAACATACAAACATTGATCTTCCATCCTAATTTGTATGTTAACGACAATCAATTGACTACTGCTGCGGAGAG GTGTCCACGGCTTAAACGCCTAGTTATGCCTTCTTGGGACAAAATTAAAAAGCGAACAATGTGCAGGGCTATTCATATATGGAATGATCTTGAATCACTAACGATGCCAAGTATAAAAAATCCTGCACGTGTCATAGAGGAAATTGGCAGGAGTTGCCAAAAATTTGTTGCACTCAAAGTTATGGGGCCCTGTGATATGCTTTTCGCATCTGCACTGGCTTCTTTTCTTCCAAACTTGGAAGTTTTGAGTGTGAGGTGCACGGTTTTATCTAAACCTGCTCTGGCTATTATCTTGGAGAAgttaaaaaagttgaaagtgcTTAACATATCTCATTGTGCAATTACTGAAGACTCTCCACTCGAACCGATGAGAATTCTGACCAAGCTTGATAAATCGATTCTTGAAAAAGCGTCCAG GTATGAAGAAGACCTCTGGAAAGTGGATGAGGTGAAATCTCTTGCGGTTTGA
- the LOC107012666 gene encoding F-box/LRR-repeat protein At3g48880-like produces MEEGDSSVRRWEDLDIDILVKILQSFDLFELTSGLAHVCSAWRLACTDQLLWMTLDLSILKSNYIKIPLEPYVYVDCQSDKTLTSLLKICLNLSRGNIRTLIFHYNLYVSDDQLTYTAERCPRLKRLVMPAWNRIKKTGICRAIHMWEDLESLTMPSIANPPYVMEEIARSCKNFAELKIMGPCDMLFASTLVSFLPNLKVLSVRCTLLSKSALVTILDGLKKLEVLNISHCVITEDPPPAPKKILTKLDHSILEKASRLHKFLTCMSDSCIMCQRCRNDEGLMRWYKYEELWKVDEVRSLAI; encoded by the exons ATGGAAGAAGGAGATTCTTCTGTAAGGAGATGGGAGGACCTCGATATTGATATCTTGGTGAAGATACTCCAGTCTTTTGACCTTTTTGAGTTGACTTCTGGACTTGCTCATGTTTGTAGTGCGTGGCGATTGGCTTGTACTGATCAACTTCTTTGGATGACGCTGGACTTGTcgattttaaaatcaaattatatcaaaatcccATTAGAGCCATACGTATATGTGGACTGTCAGTCTGATAAAACATTGACCAGCCTCCTGAAGATTTGTTTGAACCTCAGTAGAGGAAACATACGAACATTAATCTTCCATTACAATTTGTATGTCAGCGACGATCAGTTGACTTATACTGCCGAGAG GTGTCCACGTCTAAAACGTCTCGTTATGCCTGCTTGGAACAGAATAAAAAAGACAGGAATATGCAGGGCTATTCATATGTGGGAAGATCTTGAATCACTGACGATGCCTAGTATAGCAAATCCTCCGTATGTCATGGAGGAAATTGCAAGGAGTTGCAAAAATTTTGCTGAGCTCAAGATAATGGGGCCCTGTGATATGCTCTTTGCATCTACACTGGTATCATTTCTTCCGAACTTGAAAGTTTTGAGTGTGAGGTGCACATTGTTATCTAAAAGTGCCTTGGTTACTATCTTGGACGGGTTAAAAAAGTTGGAAGTGCTCAACATCTCTCATTGCGTAATTACTGAAGACCCTCCACCTGCACCAAAGAAAATTCTGACCAAACTTGATCATTCAATTCTCGAAAAAGCATCTAGGTTACACAAATTCCTAACCTGCATGAGTGACTCATGCATCATGTGTCAGCGCTGTCGAAATGATGAAGGGCTGATGAGGTGGTATAAATATGAAGAACTCTGGAAAGTGGATGAGGTGAGATCTCTTGCAATTTGA
- the LOC107014731 gene encoding F-box/LRR-repeat protein At3g48880-like isoform X1: MEFQKNRKTEAADMGKGDSPVRRWEDLDINILVTILLYLDIFQLTSVIPQVCRAWRLACCDPLLWITLDLSVLQSNFIRLQVKPYVYVDSPSEEKLTGLLNNCLNLSRGNIQTLIFHPNLYVNDNQLTTAAERCPRLKRLVMPSWDKIKKRTMCRAIHIWNDLESLTMPSIKNPARVIEEIGRSCQKFVALKVMGPCDMLFASALASFLPNLEVLSVRCTVLSKPALAIILEKLKKLKVLNISHCAITEDSPLEPMRILTKLDKSILEKASRLDEFLTCMSDSCIMCQRTLYDKGFLRWYRYEEDLWKVDEVKSLAV, encoded by the exons ATGGAGTtccaaaaaaatagaaagactGAAGCTGCTGATATGGGAAAAGGAGACTCTCCTGTAAGGAGATGGGAGGACCTTGATATTAATATCTTGGTCACGATACTCCTGTACTTGGACATTTTCCAGTTGACAAGTGTGATTCCTCAAGTTTGTCGTGCATGGCGGTTAGCTTGTTGTGATCCACTTCTCTGGATTACGCTGGACTTGTCCGTGTTGCAATCGAACTTCATCAGACTCCAAGTGAAGCCATACGTGTATGTCGACAGTCCGTCTGAAGAAAAATTGACCGGACTCCTAAATAATTGCCTGAACCTCAGTCGTGGAAACATACAAACATTGATCTTCCATCCTAATTTGTATGTTAACGACAATCAATTGACTACTGCTGCGGAGAG GTGTCCACGGCTTAAACGCCTAGTTATGCCTTCTTGGGACAAAATTAAAAAGCGAACAATGTGCAGGGCTATTCATATATGGAATGATCTTGAATCACTAACGATGCCAAGTATAAAAAATCCTGCACGTGTCATAGAGGAAATTGGCAGGAGTTGCCAAAAATTTGTTGCACTCAAAGTTATGGGGCCCTGTGATATGCTTTTCGCATCTGCACTGGCTTCTTTTCTTCCAAACTTGGAAGTTTTGAGTGTGAGGTGCACGGTTTTATCTAAACCTGCTCTGGCTATTATCTTGGAGAAgttaaaaaagttgaaagtgcTTAACATATCTCATTGTGCAATTACTGAAGACTCTCCACTCGAACCGATGAGAATTCTGACCAAGCTTGATAAATCGATTCTTGAAAAAGCGTCCAGGTTAGACGAATTCCTAACCTGCATGAGTGACTCCTGCATCATGTGTCAGCGCACTCTATATGATAAAGGGTTTTTGAGGTGGTACAGGTATGAAGAAGACCTCTGGAAAGTGGATGAGGTGAAATCTCTTGCGGTTTGA